The following proteins are encoded in a genomic region of Phycisphaerales bacterium AB-hyl4:
- a CDS encoding amylo-alpha-1,6-glucosidase → MNDMNWRTHDIEAGDDPTKLIDAEWLLTNGTGGYAMGTALGCPTRRYHGLLVAATQPPAGRMLAVNQMWEQLVLRRVEDADALLRPPTVAQPLEFSTLAFAGDAGLVFAPQGHAMLQTFERGLSVKWTYQWGRISFERELFLHWKQQAITLRYRIRGLDEAGARATLRLQPMLTLRDFHATLRRGHSGAFRFEARRDRLIVRRDGQAVTFACPGSRFEPNEHWWYNVHYPLDAERGQDCHEDYFVPGLMEVELDATAESEVLLTAALGEQPAKPMPNADARSQHLMPMRERVSGFSSLVSRSGKPETNNQKPETTLAIAADDFVVDRAIGDEKLSTIIAGYPWFGDWGRDTFIALPGLLLDTGRCDEARAVLRAFARSIRDGLVPNRFDDYDASAAHYNTVDASLWFINAALKYLEATGDDKAWHDWLAHACLDIVHHYQHGTGGDVTLDTGETRPLIGMDDDGLIFAGTNHTQLTWMDAACGDVVFTPRPGKCVEINALWHHALCALADHLDQRPLKSAGKQSDATASNAISPADLRKLADKVKRSFNKRFWNAEGKCLYDHIADDGHTIPRIDTSIRPNQAFVVASAYCPLPVTKQRQVLKAVRDQLLTPVGLRTLPDDDRAYHPHYTGDQFRRDEAYHQGTIWPWLIGAYAEGVLRVGKFSDKARKEAMLAIAPLLEHLQSETSPPAPGGVGQLAEIYEAQPDSHANHRPVGCPAQAWSVAEVLRICKLASSKTKP, encoded by the coding sequence ATGAACGACATGAACTGGCGGACACACGACATCGAAGCCGGCGACGATCCGACGAAGCTGATCGACGCCGAGTGGTTGCTGACCAACGGCACGGGTGGGTACGCGATGGGCACGGCCCTGGGCTGCCCGACCCGACGATACCACGGCCTGCTCGTCGCCGCGACGCAGCCGCCGGCCGGCCGTATGCTCGCCGTCAACCAGATGTGGGAGCAACTCGTGCTTCGGCGTGTCGAGGACGCGGACGCGCTGCTGCGCCCGCCGACGGTCGCCCAGCCGCTGGAGTTTTCCACGCTCGCATTCGCGGGCGACGCCGGCCTCGTGTTCGCCCCGCAAGGCCACGCCATGCTCCAGACATTCGAGCGCGGCCTGAGTGTGAAGTGGACCTACCAGTGGGGCCGCATCAGCTTCGAGCGCGAACTGTTCCTGCACTGGAAACAACAGGCGATCACACTCCGCTATCGCATCCGCGGGCTCGACGAAGCCGGCGCACGCGCGACGCTCCGCCTTCAACCGATGCTGACGCTGCGCGACTTCCACGCGACGCTGCGCCGCGGCCACAGCGGAGCGTTCCGCTTCGAAGCCCGACGGGATCGACTGATCGTCCGACGCGATGGCCAGGCCGTCACCTTCGCCTGCCCCGGCAGCCGATTCGAGCCCAACGAGCACTGGTGGTACAACGTGCACTACCCGCTCGACGCGGAGCGCGGCCAGGACTGCCACGAAGACTACTTCGTCCCCGGCCTGATGGAAGTGGAACTCGACGCCACCGCCGAAAGCGAAGTGCTCCTCACCGCCGCCCTAGGCGAACAGCCGGCCAAACCGATGCCCAACGCTGACGCGCGATCGCAACATCTGATGCCGATGCGCGAAAGGGTTTCTGGTTTCTCGTCTCTGGTTTCTCGTTCTGGAAAACCAGAAACCAATAACCAGAAACCAGAAACAACGCTCGCCATCGCCGCGGACGATTTCGTGGTGGATCGCGCGATCGGGGATGAAAAGCTTTCGACCATCATCGCCGGCTATCCGTGGTTCGGCGACTGGGGGCGCGACACGTTTATCGCCCTGCCGGGCCTGCTGCTGGACACCGGCCGATGCGACGAAGCGCGGGCCGTGCTGCGCGCCTTCGCCCGCTCGATCCGCGACGGCCTCGTGCCCAACCGCTTTGACGACTACGACGCCTCGGCAGCGCATTACAACACCGTCGATGCGAGTCTGTGGTTCATCAACGCAGCGCTGAAATATCTCGAAGCTACCGGCGACGACAAGGCCTGGCACGACTGGCTCGCCCACGCCTGCCTCGACATCGTCCACCACTACCAGCACGGCACGGGCGGCGACGTCACGCTCGACACCGGCGAAACGCGCCCGCTCATCGGCATGGACGACGACGGCCTCATCTTCGCCGGCACGAACCACACCCAACTCACATGGATGGACGCGGCCTGCGGCGACGTCGTCTTCACACCCCGCCCCGGCAAATGCGTCGAAATCAACGCGCTCTGGCATCACGCCCTTTGCGCCCTGGCCGACCATCTCGACCAACGCCCGCTCAAGTCGGCGGGCAAGCAAAGCGACGCCACGGCGTCGAACGCCATCTCCCCTGCCGACCTCCGCAAACTCGCCGACAAGGTCAAGCGATCGTTCAACAAGCGGTTCTGGAACGCCGAAGGCAAATGCCTTTACGACCACATCGCCGACGACGGCCACACCATCCCGCGCATCGATACGTCCATCCGCCCCAACCAGGCGTTCGTCGTCGCCTCTGCCTACTGTCCGCTGCCTGTGACCAAGCAGCGGCAGGTGCTCAAAGCCGTCCGCGATCAACTGCTCACCCCCGTTGGCCTGCGCACGCTGCCGGACGACGACCGCGCTTACCACCCGCACTACACCGGCGACCAGTTCCGCCGTGACGAGGCATACCATCAGGGCACGATCTGGCCCTGGCTGATCGGTGCGTACGCCGAGGGCGTGCTGCGTGTCGGCAAATTCTCCGACAAGGCGCGCAAGGAAGCGATGCTGGCCATCGCCCCCCTGCTCGAACATCTGCAAAGCGAAACATCCCCACCCGCGCCCGGCGGCGTCGGCCAACTCGCCGAAATCTACGAAGCCCAGCCCGACAGCCACGCCAACCACCGCCCCGTCGGTTGCCCGGCCCAGGCATGGTCCGTCGCAGAAGTGCTGCGCATCTGCAAACTGGCCTCATCAAAAACAAAGCCCTGA
- a CDS encoding ParB N-terminal domain-containing protein, translating to MQWTEIAIDRLLPHPQNSNVMPEYLLKKLVAHIKRSDRYPPIIVRPLLRDASDTTAETHQILDGHHRVEALRRLGRSTATCVSWPVDDDEALLLMTTLNRLEGQDDPRKRAKLLTDLSNRSDWEALKTLLPERSDQLQRLLPLARPAPPPRSPQPMSEMPQAVYFFLKPSERRTLEQRLKAIGGEREAALMTLVHDEREIE from the coding sequence ATGCAATGGACCGAAATCGCGATCGACCGCCTGCTGCCACATCCGCAAAACAGCAACGTCATGCCCGAGTATCTATTGAAGAAGCTCGTGGCTCATATCAAACGATCCGACCGCTACCCGCCCATCATCGTTCGGCCGTTGTTGCGCGACGCGAGCGACACGACCGCCGAGACACATCAGATACTCGACGGCCACCATCGCGTCGAAGCGCTCCGCCGACTCGGTCGGTCGACAGCAACCTGCGTCAGTTGGCCCGTGGACGATGACGAAGCATTGCTGTTGATGACGACGCTGAACCGCCTCGAAGGACAGGACGACCCGCGAAAGCGGGCGAAGCTGCTCACCGACCTGTCGAACCGAAGTGACTGGGAAGCGTTGAAGACGCTGTTGCCCGAGCGCAGCGATCAGTTGCAACGGCTGTTGCCGCTTGCCAGACCCGCGCCGCCGCCGCGCTCGCCGCAGCCGATGAGCGAGATGCCGCAGGCGGTGTATTTCTTTTTGAAGCCGAGCGAACGGCGAACGCTTGAACAACGACTTAAAGCGATCGGCGGCGAGCGTGAAGCGGCGCTCATGACGTTGGTGCATGACGAAAGGGAAATCGAATGA
- a CDS encoding ATP-binding cassette domain-containing protein, which yields MSITFKLHRRLRTAVTPSPNVIEVAAMFGLGIDEQHELEIIPQTNLTLEPHQLTFITGPSGSGKSSLLNLLDSAATTRDDVRIIRFDHLNAPADKPLVDLFNSFGNPPLEQVMRWLSLAGLNDAFVMLRTPNELSDGQRYRLRLAQTIAAVESASIKPSPTQNSKLETRNTRLPIVLADEFGATLDRRTATVIARNVRKWVTRTPVAFVAATTHDDLLEPFEPDVLIEKPLGKAVHIWRRGGDNEAC from the coding sequence ATGTCCATCACCTTCAAACTCCATCGTCGTCTGCGCACTGCCGTGACACCTTCGCCGAACGTCATCGAAGTCGCTGCCATGTTCGGCCTCGGCATTGACGAGCAACACGAACTGGAAATCATCCCGCAGACGAACCTGACCCTCGAACCCCATCAACTCACCTTCATCACCGGCCCCAGCGGCAGCGGCAAGTCATCGTTGCTCAACTTGCTCGATAGCGCTGCGACGACGCGCGATGACGTTCGCATCATCCGCTTCGATCATCTCAATGCCCCGGCCGACAAACCGCTCGTCGACCTGTTCAACTCGTTCGGCAACCCACCGCTCGAACAGGTCATGCGTTGGCTCAGTCTCGCCGGCCTCAACGACGCATTCGTCATGCTGCGCACGCCCAACGAACTGTCTGACGGCCAGCGCTACCGCCTTCGACTTGCCCAAACCATCGCCGCCGTCGAGTCCGCTTCAATAAAGCCATCCCCAACTCAAAACTCGAAACTCGAAACTCGAAACACCAGACTTCCCATCGTGCTGGCGGACGAATTCGGCGCGACGCTTGACCGTCGCACCGCCACCGTCATTGCCCGCAACGTTCGCAAGTGGGTCACGCGGACGCCGGTCGCATTCGTTGCCGCGACGACGCACGACGATCTACTCGAACCATTCGAGCCTGACGTGTTGATTGAAAAGCCGCTCGGCAAAGCCGTGCACATCTGGCGGCGCGGAGGTGACAATGAAGCTTGTTGA
- a CDS encoding helix-turn-helix domain-containing protein yields the protein MMTSPASLARSASEDDRANVLDRRDAAERLLQRAQYLAPHDRLLLEQIYRHGLSVADVARLLNDRPRTLQRRVKRLLTRLNDPLFRFVAGRLEMLPRDMQTTARLVVLEGKALRDTARSTGLTLHRVRQHLDAVRTLARHA from the coding sequence ATGATGACCAGCCCTGCCTCGCTCGCCCGCAGCGCGTCCGAAGATGACCGCGCGAACGTGCTCGACCGCCGCGACGCCGCCGAGCGCCTGCTTCAACGTGCTCAATACCTCGCGCCGCACGATCGGCTGCTGCTCGAACAGATCTACCGCCACGGCCTCAGCGTTGCCGACGTCGCCCGCCTGCTCAACGATCGGCCGCGAACGCTCCAACGACGCGTCAAACGCCTGCTCACCCGGCTCAACGATCCACTGTTCCGTTTCGTCGCCGGGCGACTCGAAATGCTGCCTCGCGACATGCAGACCACCGCCCGCCTGGTCGTGCTCGAAGGCAAAGCTCTTCGCGACACCGCGCGAAGCACCGGCCTCACGCTCCACCGCGTCCGTCAGCACCTCGACGCCGTCCGCACCCTCGCCCGCCACGCCTGA
- a CDS encoding helix-turn-helix domain-containing protein → MQTVGEIVRARREALGLTLSALAERVGVTKGYLSMIENHRVANPPSRKLLASLEEALELEGGALRRLAGVQSASPEVREALTKLADDARRGRELAEWLKQNTSRRAGGGKNLDRLYRSGRLRRKISETLETVDATDELRPASVGRGHVPLINKVAAGYPTGFTDLDYPARVADETVPFPGASGVEDPDAFAATVVGESMQPVYGEGDIVVFSPMADVVDGNDCFVRLEPDHETTFKRVYFDQEAGTVRLQPLNPAFAPQVVPREQVAGLYRAVWRMSRL, encoded by the coding sequence ATGCAGACAGTCGGCGAAATCGTGCGAGCACGTCGGGAAGCGTTGGGGCTGACGCTGTCGGCGTTGGCGGAGCGGGTGGGGGTGACGAAGGGGTACTTGTCGATGATTGAGAATCATCGCGTGGCGAACCCGCCGTCGCGAAAGCTGTTGGCGTCGCTGGAGGAGGCGTTGGAGTTGGAGGGGGGCGCGTTGCGTCGGCTTGCCGGGGTGCAGAGCGCTTCGCCGGAGGTTCGCGAGGCGCTGACGAAGCTGGCGGACGATGCGCGACGGGGGCGCGAGTTGGCGGAGTGGTTGAAGCAGAACACGTCGCGTCGGGCCGGGGGCGGGAAGAACCTGGATCGGCTGTACCGCAGTGGGCGTTTGCGTCGGAAGATCAGCGAGACCCTGGAGACGGTGGACGCGACGGACGAGCTTCGGCCGGCGTCGGTCGGGCGTGGTCATGTGCCGTTGATCAACAAGGTGGCGGCGGGTTATCCGACGGGTTTTACGGACCTGGACTACCCCGCGCGGGTGGCGGACGAGACCGTGCCGTTTCCCGGGGCGTCGGGCGTGGAGGATCCGGATGCATTCGCGGCGACGGTGGTGGGCGAGTCGATGCAGCCGGTGTATGGGGAGGGCGACATCGTGGTTTTTTCGCCGATGGCGGATGTGGTGGACGGCAATGATTGTTTTGTGAGGCTTGAGCCGGACCATGAGACGACCTTCAAGCGGGTGTATTTCGATCAGGAAGCGGGGACGGTTCGGCTGCAGCCTTTGAACCCGGCGTTCGCGCCGCAGGTCGTGCCGCGCGAGCAGGTGGCGGGGCTTTACCGTGCGGTGTGGCGGATGTCACGGCTGTGA
- the pdxH gene encoding pyridoxamine 5'-phosphate oxidase: MSVSVTELRQEYDRAGLREADVAGDPIVQFGRWFDEACKAEIVEPNAMTLATCGADGCPAARVVLLKGYDAAGFVFYTSYLSDKAGELAENPRASLVFWWDKLQRQVRIDGTVVRVSDAEADEYFASRPRMSQVGAWASRQSVVIGGHDALAEAFAARDREFEGRDVPRPGFWGGFRLRPRRLEFWQGQRSRLHDRLRYERQDDGGWAVVRVSP, from the coding sequence ATGAGCGTATCGGTGACTGAGTTGCGACAGGAATACGATCGAGCGGGACTGCGTGAGGCGGATGTGGCGGGCGATCCGATTGTGCAGTTCGGGCGATGGTTTGATGAGGCGTGCAAGGCGGAGATTGTTGAGCCGAACGCGATGACGCTGGCGACGTGCGGGGCGGATGGCTGCCCGGCGGCGCGGGTGGTGCTGCTGAAAGGTTACGACGCGGCGGGGTTTGTTTTTTACACGAGCTACCTGAGCGACAAGGCAGGCGAGCTGGCGGAGAATCCGCGGGCGTCGCTGGTGTTCTGGTGGGACAAGTTGCAGCGGCAGGTGCGGATTGACGGGACGGTGGTGCGTGTGAGTGATGCGGAGGCGGATGAGTATTTTGCGTCGCGGCCACGGATGAGCCAGGTGGGGGCGTGGGCGTCGCGGCAGAGTGTGGTGATTGGTGGGCATGATGCGCTGGCGGAGGCGTTCGCGGCGCGGGATCGTGAGTTTGAAGGTCGCGACGTGCCTCGGCCGGGGTTCTGGGGCGGGTTTCGGCTGCGGCCGAGGCGGCTTGAGTTCTGGCAGGGGCAGCGGAGTCGATTGCACGATCGGCTGCGGTATGAACGACAGGATGATGGGGGATGGGCAGTGGTGCGGGTGTCGCCTTGA
- a CDS encoding deoxyribodipyrimidine photo-lyase — MRTIQVERLAELNEQAVRGGRYVLYWMQQAQRTVCNHALEYAAQQANALGLPVVVGFGLTDGYPEANARHYRFMLEGLQQVAGTLERRGIAFVLRKGDPADVAIELGHDAAMIVCDRGYLRVQKQWRDRVADEAGRRVVQVESDVVVPVEVASDKAEYAARTIRPRLRRQLEKYLVKLEPTPVKRDALGLKLDGVSLGDLDGLLDSLDVDRSVPPVSQHFQGGEAAARARLGAFLDERFGDYAAHRNRPETNDVSHMSKYLHFGQISPVQLALRVLERGEEARDENVASFIEELIVRRELAMNFVNYTPGYDSYACLPRWAQQTLKKHRGDEREHVYTRKQLEAGATHDAYWNAAMKEMRETGYMHNYMRMYWGKKILQWSNTPEHAYRVALALNNRWFLDGRDANSFANVAWVFGLHDRPWAERPVFGTVRYMAATGLERKCDIQGYVRKVEALGGDDGAGLTSIDGA; from the coding sequence ATGCGGACTATTCAGGTGGAGCGGTTGGCGGAGTTGAATGAGCAAGCGGTGCGCGGGGGGCGGTATGTGTTGTATTGGATGCAGCAGGCGCAGCGGACGGTGTGCAACCATGCGCTGGAGTATGCGGCGCAGCAGGCGAACGCGTTGGGGCTGCCGGTTGTGGTGGGGTTCGGGTTGACGGATGGGTACCCGGAGGCGAACGCTCGGCATTACCGGTTCATGCTGGAGGGGCTGCAACAGGTCGCGGGCACACTGGAACGGCGAGGGATCGCGTTCGTGCTGCGAAAGGGAGACCCGGCAGATGTGGCGATCGAGCTTGGGCACGACGCGGCGATGATCGTCTGCGATCGCGGCTACCTGCGCGTGCAGAAGCAGTGGCGAGACAGGGTCGCGGACGAGGCGGGGCGGCGAGTAGTGCAGGTGGAAAGCGATGTGGTCGTGCCGGTGGAGGTGGCGTCGGACAAGGCGGAATATGCGGCGAGGACGATTCGGCCGAGGCTTCGTCGGCAGCTTGAGAAGTACCTGGTGAAGCTGGAGCCGACGCCGGTGAAGCGCGACGCGCTGGGGCTGAAGCTGGATGGTGTGTCGCTGGGGGATCTGGACGGATTGCTGGATTCGCTTGATGTGGATCGCAGCGTGCCGCCTGTATCGCAGCATTTTCAAGGCGGGGAGGCGGCGGCGCGGGCGCGGTTGGGGGCGTTTCTGGATGAGCGGTTTGGTGATTATGCGGCGCATCGCAATCGCCCGGAGACGAACGATGTTTCGCATATGAGTAAGTATCTGCACTTCGGGCAGATTTCGCCGGTGCAGCTTGCGCTTCGTGTGCTGGAGCGAGGCGAGGAAGCACGCGATGAAAACGTGGCGAGCTTTATCGAGGAGTTGATCGTTCGGCGGGAGTTGGCGATGAACTTTGTGAATTACACGCCCGGCTACGACAGCTACGCCTGTTTGCCACGATGGGCGCAGCAGACGTTGAAGAAGCATCGCGGCGACGAGCGGGAGCACGTCTATACGCGGAAGCAGTTGGAGGCGGGGGCGACGCATGATGCGTATTGGAATGCGGCGATGAAGGAGATGCGCGAGACGGGCTACATGCACAACTACATGCGGATGTACTGGGGGAAGAAGATTTTGCAGTGGAGCAACACGCCGGAGCATGCGTATCGGGTGGCGCTGGCGTTGAATAACCGGTGGTTTCTTGATGGCCGGGATGCGAACAGCTTCGCGAACGTTGCGTGGGTGTTCGGGTTGCATGATCGGCCCTGGGCGGAGCGGCCGGTGTTCGGCACGGTGCGGTACATGGCGGCGACGGGTTTGGAACGCAAGTGTGATATTCAAGGTTACGTGCGGAAGGTGGAGGCGCTCGGCGGGGATGACGGGGCGGGTCTGACGTCGATTGACGGTGCGTGA
- a CDS encoding glycosyltransferase: protein MALKILMLTNTYLPHVGGVARSVHSFAEALRKRGHRVVIVAPTFEGTPRHEAHVIRVPAIQNFNGSDFSVRLPVPGLLTRAMESFQPDIIHSHHPFLLGDTALRLATWHNRPLVFTHHTMYEQYTHYVPGDSPAMKHFVIRLATDYCNLCDHVIAPSESIRDMLHERGVRRPTTTVPTGIDANVFGQGDGSRAREQYDIPTDAFVIGHVGRLAPEKNLSLLAHAAAGVAKDHPQVHVLIVGSGPSEPAIREAFREQRVADRLHLTGSLKGQSLVDAYHAMNLFGFASMSETQGMVLAEAMTAGVPVVAIDAPGAREVVVDGATGRLLPTPDQASLRDALADIVKRSDSNLAQLAAAARERAEAFSLEQCTQRLIDLYEEMLEGEPLDDRHADNGWTRTLRMIETEWNLWNSRTEAVWDSLRQEET, encoded by the coding sequence ATGGCGTTGAAGATTCTCATGCTGACGAACACTTACCTGCCCCATGTGGGCGGGGTGGCTCGTTCGGTGCACTCGTTCGCTGAGGCGCTGCGCAAGCGCGGGCACCGGGTGGTCATTGTCGCACCGACGTTTGAAGGCACGCCACGGCATGAGGCACACGTCATCCGCGTTCCGGCGATCCAGAACTTCAATGGCAGCGACTTTTCCGTCCGTCTGCCCGTGCCCGGCCTGCTCACGCGGGCGATGGAAAGCTTCCAGCCGGACATCATCCACAGCCATCACCCGTTCCTGCTCGGCGACACGGCGCTGCGGTTGGCGACGTGGCATAATCGGCCGCTGGTGTTCACGCATCACACGATGTACGAGCAGTACACGCATTACGTGCCCGGCGACTCGCCCGCGATGAAGCATTTTGTCATCCGGCTCGCGACCGACTACTGCAACCTCTGCGATCATGTGATTGCCCCGTCCGAAAGCATCCGCGACATGCTGCACGAGCGCGGCGTCCGTCGGCCGACCACGACCGTTCCCACCGGCATCGACGCGAACGTCTTCGGCCAGGGCGACGGCAGCCGGGCGCGCGAGCAGTATGACATCCCCACCGACGCGTTCGTGATCGGTCACGTCGGGCGACTCGCACCGGAGAAGAATTTGTCGTTGCTGGCGCACGCAGCCGCGGGGGTCGCGAAAGATCATCCGCAAGTGCACGTGCTTATTGTGGGGTCGGGTCCATCCGAGCCCGCCATCCGCGAAGCGTTTCGCGAGCAGCGCGTCGCGGACCGCTTGCACCTGACCGGCTCGCTGAAGGGCCAATCGCTTGTCGATGCTTATCATGCGATGAACCTGTTCGGCTTCGCATCGATGAGCGAAACGCAGGGCATGGTGCTCGCCGAGGCGATGACGGCCGGCGTGCCGGTGGTCGCCATCGACGCACCGGGCGCGCGTGAGGTTGTTGTCGACGGCGCGACCGGCCGACTGCTGCCAACGCCGGACCAAGCCAGCCTGCGCGACGCGTTGGCGGACATCGTCAAACGGTCCGACAGTAACCTTGCTCAACTCGCTGCTGCTGCGCGCGAGCGTGCGGAAGCGTTTTCGCTTGAGCAGTGCACGCAACGGTTGATCGATCTGTACGAAGAGATGCTGGAGGGTGAACCACTTGATGACCGCCACGCGGACAACGGCTGGACACGAACGCTGCGGATGATTGAGACGGAGTGGAATCTGTGGAACAGCCGAACCGAAGCGGTCTGGGATTCGCTGCGCCAGGAAGAAACATGA
- a CDS encoding PA2169 family four-helix-bundle protein: protein MFALLFMPLENEAADRLLILVRLNRDSQACFRAAGDGVDDAELTAMFYQLARQRGSFADTLQHYLDPRLERVAVDEPNTRRRPAVQRWWQALRQRLSANEISYVLRLTERAEDEVLAAYESVLSSRLAPELAQTLKQQRDEVVRAGERIHTLREAWSLRRAS from the coding sequence ATGTTTGCCTTGCTGTTCATGCCCCTTGAAAACGAAGCGGCAGATCGGCTGTTGATACTGGTTCGGCTGAACCGCGACAGCCAGGCATGCTTCCGCGCAGCGGGCGACGGTGTGGATGATGCCGAACTGACCGCGATGTTCTATCAACTCGCCCGGCAGCGCGGCAGCTTTGCAGACACGTTGCAGCATTATCTCGACCCACGGCTGGAACGCGTCGCAGTCGACGAGCCGAACACGCGTCGTCGGCCGGCGGTGCAGCGCTGGTGGCAGGCGCTACGGCAACGGCTGTCCGCCAACGAAATCAGCTATGTGCTGCGGCTGACGGAGCGGGCGGAAGACGAAGTGCTTGCCGCCTACGAGAGTGTGCTATCAAGTCGGCTCGCGCCTGAGCTTGCGCAAACGTTGAAGCAGCAGCGCGACGAAGTCGTCCGTGCGGGCGAGCGCATCCACACCCTGCGAGAAGCCTGGTCGTTACGCCGTGCGAGTTGA
- a CDS encoding DUF1328 domain-containing protein, which yields MLYWALIFFIVALIAALFGFGGLAGAAATIAQVLFVIFLILFIISLVVGLVQRGGPRGV from the coding sequence ATGCTTTACTGGGCACTGATCTTCTTTATCGTGGCATTGATCGCGGCGTTGTTCGGCTTCGGCGGGCTGGCCGGGGCCGCAGCGACGATCGCGCAAGTGCTGTTCGTAATCTTCCTGATTCTGTTCATCATCTCACTCGTGGTCGGCCTCGTGCAACGCGGCGGACCACGCGGTGTGTGA
- a CDS encoding DUF1570 domain-containing protein: MFARRFTLLCIAVVLTFITPAVAQPSLDTWDSRYYTIHTNLPREDVIEYAQHMDLIYAEFERRFAHMRDRRRVDQPLYLLATQRDYLAFLATMGIDGTNSGGMFFHRGARGGLASYVDRPDRAQAFATLRHEAFHQFAHNYLGATLPTSINEGIAQYFENIVIVDGQIRTGLADRARIEQVRRMIDEGRTMPLDTLLNISNQQWAATLRTNPAAASDLYAQSWSLVYFLVHADRRFRDAFERYLAEIGRGLHSRQAMQRAFDTDDFSVAEDAWQRFAMNLEPDPVTTTQAHLEFLGEGMVLLLQRDGELPRTFHRLRNELRSRGFRTHYHSHAIQFHYDAADDHVFQYERAPGRWEDFEMIDPAGPGEPPRLLAPRARWRPMLVWDQDSDGNLVYDVVFQGGR; the protein is encoded by the coding sequence ATGTTCGCACGTCGCTTCACACTTCTGTGCATTGCAGTCGTGCTGACGTTCATCACCCCCGCCGTCGCCCAGCCCTCGCTCGACACCTGGGACAGCCGCTACTACACCATCCACACCAACCTGCCGCGCGAAGACGTCATCGAATACGCGCAGCACATGGACCTGATCTACGCGGAATTCGAACGCCGCTTCGCCCACATGCGCGACCGCCGTCGGGTCGACCAGCCGCTCTACCTGCTCGCGACGCAGCGCGACTACCTCGCCTTCCTTGCGACCATGGGCATCGACGGTACGAACTCCGGCGGCATGTTCTTCCACCGTGGCGCACGCGGCGGTCTGGCGAGCTATGTCGATCGGCCCGACCGTGCCCAGGCCTTCGCCACCCTCCGCCATGAAGCGTTCCACCAGTTTGCCCACAACTACCTCGGGGCGACGCTGCCCACCTCGATCAACGAAGGCATCGCGCAATATTTTGAAAACATCGTCATCGTCGATGGCCAGATCCGCACCGGCCTGGCGGATCGCGCCCGCATCGAGCAGGTTCGGCGGATGATCGACGAAGGCCGAACCATGCCCCTGGACACGCTGCTGAACATCTCCAACCAGCAGTGGGCTGCGACGCTTCGCACCAACCCCGCCGCCGCGTCGGACCTGTACGCTCAGTCGTGGAGCCTGGTCTATTTTCTCGTGCACGCCGACCGCCGATTTCGCGACGCGTTCGAACGCTACCTCGCCGAGATCGGCCGCGGCCTGCACAGCCGACAGGCCATGCAGCGTGCCTTCGACACGGACGACTTCAGCGTTGCGGAAGACGCCTGGCAGCGGTTCGCCATGAACCTCGAACCCGACCCGGTCACCACCACGCAGGCGCACCTGGAATTCCTCGGCGAAGGCATGGTCCTCCTGCTGCAACGCGACGGCGAACTGCCGCGCACCTTCCACCGCCTGCGAAACGAGTTGCGGTCGCGCGGCTTCCGCACGCACTACCACTCGCATGCCATCCAGTTTCACTACGACGCGGCGGACGATCACGTGTTTCAATATGAGCGTGCACCCGGTCGATGGGAAGATTTCGAGATGATCGACCCCGCCGGGCCGGGCGAGCCGCCGCGCCTCCTCGCCCCGCGTGCCCGCTGGCGGCCCATGCTCGTGTGGGACCAGGACAGCGACGGCAACCTCGTTTACGACGTGGTGTTTCAAGGCGGCCGGTAA